A single Syngnathus acus chromosome 8, fSynAcu1.2, whole genome shotgun sequence DNA region contains:
- the LOC119126307 gene encoding nucleoside diphosphate kinase A 2-like isoform X2: MERTFIAVKPDGVQRGLCGEIIKRFEHRGFRLVACKMIQASEDHMKTHYADLKDTPFYAGLCKYMASGPILAMVWEGRSIVKLARMMLGETNPAESKPGSIRGDLCIDIGRNVIHGSDTVENAKREIDLWFKAAEMLNYAPCAQAFLYE; this comes from the exons ATGGAGCGAACTTTCATCGCAGTGAAGCCGGACGGCGTCCAGCGAGGCCTGTGCGGAGAGATCATCAAGCGCTTCGAGCACAGAGGTTTCAGACTGGTCGCCTGCAAGATGATCCAG GCGTCTGAGGATCACATGAAGACACACTACGCCGACTTGAAGGACACGCCCTTCTACGCCGGACTGTGCAAGTACATGGCGTCCGGACCCATCCTAGCCATG GTGTGGGAGGGGCGGAGCATTGTTAAGCTGGCACGAATGATGCTGGGTGAAACCAACCCGGCCGAGTCCAAACCCGGAAGCATCCGAGGAGACCTGTGCATTGACATCGGCAG GAACGTGATCCACGGCAGCGACACAGTGGAAAACGCCAAGCGCGAGATAGATTTGTGGTTCAAGGCTGCCGAGATGCTCAACTACGCCCCCTGTGCTCAAGCCTTCCTCTACGAGTAA
- the LOC119126307 gene encoding nucleoside diphosphate kinase A-like isoform X1: MRADMERTFIAVKPDGVQRGLCGEIIKRFEHRGFRLVACKMIQASEDHMKTHYADLKDTPFYAGLCKYMASGPILAMVWEGRSIVKLARMMLGETNPAESKPGSIRGDLCIDIGRNVIHGSDTVENAKREIDLWFKAAEMLNYAPCAQAFLYE, from the exons ATGCGTGCAGACATGGAGCGAACTTTCATCGCAGTGAAGCCGGACGGCGTCCAGCGAGGCCTGTGCGGAGAGATCATCAAGCGCTTCGAGCACAGAGGTTTCAGACTGGTCGCCTGCAAGATGATCCAG GCGTCTGAGGATCACATGAAGACACACTACGCCGACTTGAAGGACACGCCCTTCTACGCCGGACTGTGCAAGTACATGGCGTCCGGACCCATCCTAGCCATG GTGTGGGAGGGGCGGAGCATTGTTAAGCTGGCACGAATGATGCTGGGTGAAACCAACCCGGCCGAGTCCAAACCCGGAAGCATCCGAGGAGACCTGTGCATTGACATCGGCAG GAACGTGATCCACGGCAGCGACACAGTGGAAAACGCCAAGCGCGAGATAGATTTGTGGTTCAAGGCTGCCGAGATGCTCAACTACGCCCCCTGTGCTCAAGCCTTCCTCTACGAGTAA